Proteins encoded by one window of Kribbella italica:
- a CDS encoding YciI family protein: MKYLVILHAADQLQPFDHTAFRRTAQDAGELVDSQLLADPSLGTRFGTCGAPIHAYYLIDVDSSARAVELAQLLPEATQDGAGVDVRPVMFSAASDY, encoded by the coding sequence ATGAAGTACCTGGTGATCCTGCATGCCGCCGACCAGCTCCAGCCGTTCGACCACACGGCCTTCCGTCGTACCGCCCAGGACGCGGGCGAACTCGTCGACAGTCAACTCCTCGCCGACCCGTCCCTCGGCACCCGGTTCGGCACGTGTGGCGCTCCGATCCATGCCTACTACCTGATCGACGTCGACTCCTCGGCTCGCGCCGTCGAGCTCGCGCAGTTGCTGCCCGAGGCCACGCAGGACGGCGCCGGCGTCGATGTCCGCCCGGTGATGTTCTCGGCGGCTAGCGACTACTGA
- a CDS encoding class I SAM-dependent methyltransferase: protein MERWASGEQYEPYVGRWSRLVATEFVAWLDQPDGLRWLDVGCGTGALTSTIVRDAQPASVLGVDRSEGFLEYARRTVPSASFEVRDAADLPDGSFEVVVSGLVLNFVPDRDALLRRLGELGAVVAAYVWDYAEGMQLMKYFWEVAGEVDPSGRDLDEGTRFSFCTAAGLEELFSTAGFGEIASRGIVVPTEFASFDDYWTPFLGGQGAAPAYLSTVDDATRDRIRDALRERLPVESDGTIALTARAWAVRGTTV, encoded by the coding sequence ATGGAGCGATGGGCCAGCGGGGAGCAGTACGAGCCGTACGTCGGGCGCTGGAGCCGGCTGGTCGCGACGGAGTTCGTCGCCTGGCTCGACCAGCCGGACGGGCTCCGGTGGCTCGATGTCGGGTGCGGGACGGGTGCTCTGACGAGCACGATCGTCCGGGACGCCCAGCCCGCCTCGGTGCTGGGAGTCGATCGCTCGGAAGGCTTTCTGGAGTACGCGCGCAGGACCGTGCCGTCGGCGTCGTTCGAGGTGCGGGATGCCGCGGACCTTCCGGACGGCTCGTTCGAGGTCGTGGTCTCCGGGCTGGTGCTGAACTTCGTGCCGGATCGCGACGCGCTGCTGCGGCGGCTCGGTGAGCTCGGCGCCGTCGTCGCGGCGTACGTATGGGACTACGCCGAAGGCATGCAGCTGATGAAGTACTTCTGGGAGGTCGCGGGGGAGGTCGATCCTTCGGGGCGTGACCTGGACGAAGGGACGCGGTTCTCGTTCTGCACCGCGGCCGGGCTGGAGGAGCTGTTCTCGACCGCCGGGTTCGGGGAGATCGCGAGCCGCGGGATCGTCGTACCGACCGAGTTCGCGTCGTTCGACGACTACTGGACGCCGTTCCTCGGCGGGCAGGGCGCGGCGCCGGCGTACCTGAGCACGGTTGACGACGCGACCCGCGACCGGATCCGGGACGCCTTGCGGGAAAGGCTTCCGGTCGAGTCCGACGGCACGATCGCGTTGACGGCTCGGGCGTGGGCCGTGCGGGGGACTACGGTTTAG
- a CDS encoding TetR/AcrR family transcriptional regulator: protein MTFQRARSDEQRAERRRAILTTATAMLAEQPVAQLTLNELARRVGLAKSNVLNYFESREAVLLELMSSEASAWLDDLDAALGAIDRGLPATERAEALAAAVVDTMTARPMLCELNSAQAAVLEHNISTEIALNYKRSAVADYQRMVAMIAAAVPELGEQGAARFIAAAALLAGAIWTHSRPSAAILAAYAAAPELSAMRVEFEPALRSALDGLLFGLLPTASSSSGSGA from the coding sequence ATGACTTTCCAGCGCGCCCGCAGCGACGAGCAGCGGGCCGAACGCCGCCGGGCGATCCTCACGACCGCGACCGCGATGCTGGCCGAGCAGCCGGTCGCCCAGCTCACGCTGAACGAGCTGGCCCGCCGCGTCGGCCTGGCGAAGTCGAACGTGCTGAACTACTTCGAGTCGCGCGAAGCCGTGCTGCTGGAGCTGATGAGCAGCGAGGCGTCCGCCTGGCTGGACGATCTGGACGCCGCGCTGGGCGCGATCGACCGGGGGCTTCCGGCGACCGAGCGCGCGGAGGCACTCGCCGCGGCGGTGGTGGACACGATGACCGCGCGACCGATGCTGTGCGAGCTGAACAGCGCGCAGGCCGCCGTACTCGAGCACAACATCTCGACCGAGATCGCGCTGAACTACAAGCGGTCGGCCGTCGCGGACTACCAGCGGATGGTCGCGATGATCGCGGCCGCCGTACCGGAACTGGGCGAGCAGGGCGCCGCGCGTTTCATCGCGGCCGCGGCCCTGCTGGCCGGGGCGATCTGGACGCACTCCCGGCCGTCGGCGGCAATCCTGGCGGCGTACGCGGCCGCGCCGGAGCTCTCCGCCATGCGGGTCGAGTTCGAGCCCGCACTGCGGAGCGCCCTGGACGGCCTGCTGTTCGGACTGTTGCCTACGGCAAGTAGTAGTTCGGGTTCGGGAGCTTGA
- a CDS encoding SDR family oxidoreductase, translating to MYNVPDQTGKYAVVTGANSGTGKETTRRLAAAGARVVMAVRTVAKGEAARAEILAQHPGALLDVRRVDLADLESVREFADGLIADGVPLDLLVNNAGVMVPPERMTTADGFELQFGSNFLGPFALTVRLLPLLLKAPAPRVATMSSGVATRGKINFDDLNWERRYRPAAAYAQSKLADLMMGRHLATIAAERGWPLLSTIAHPGYTRTNLQTAGPSLGREKPSPAARLLVRVPLPSQGVEQGAEPLLVAAVSAEAKPREYYGPSEWFGLVGPAKLAKTPRSALDDEVAARLWTTAEQLTGVRLPAVV from the coding sequence ATGTACAACGTCCCCGATCAGACCGGCAAGTACGCCGTCGTCACCGGCGCCAACAGCGGGACCGGCAAGGAGACCACGCGCAGGCTGGCCGCGGCCGGCGCCCGCGTGGTGATGGCCGTGCGCACAGTCGCCAAGGGCGAGGCGGCGCGGGCCGAGATCCTGGCTCAGCACCCCGGCGCGCTGCTCGACGTTCGGCGGGTCGATCTGGCCGACCTCGAGTCCGTGCGGGAGTTCGCCGACGGGCTGATCGCGGACGGCGTACCGCTGGATCTGCTGGTCAACAACGCCGGCGTGATGGTGCCGCCGGAGCGGATGACCACGGCCGACGGGTTCGAGCTGCAGTTCGGCAGCAACTTCCTCGGCCCGTTCGCGCTGACCGTGCGGCTGCTGCCGTTGCTGCTGAAGGCTCCGGCGCCGCGGGTCGCGACGATGAGCAGCGGGGTCGCCACCCGCGGGAAGATCAACTTCGACGACCTGAACTGGGAACGGCGCTACCGCCCGGCGGCGGCGTACGCGCAGTCGAAGCTGGCCGACCTGATGATGGGCCGGCACCTCGCGACGATCGCCGCCGAGCGCGGCTGGCCGTTGCTGAGCACGATCGCCCACCCCGGCTACACCCGGACGAACCTGCAGACCGCCGGCCCGAGCCTTGGCCGGGAGAAGCCGTCGCCGGCGGCCCGGCTGCTCGTGCGGGTGCCGCTGCCCTCGCAGGGCGTCGAGCAGGGCGCGGAGCCGTTGCTGGTCGCGGCGGTCAGCGCGGAGGCCAAGCCCCGCGAGTACTACGGGCCGTCGGAGTGGTTCGGACTGGTCGGCCCGGCCAAGCTCGCCAAGACACCACGAAGCGCGCTCGACGACGAGGTCGCGGCCCGCCTGTGGACGACGGCTGAACAACTGACAGGGGTCAGACTGCCTGCTGTCGTTTAG
- a CDS encoding dihydrofolate reductase family protein, producing MAKTLYSVSMSLDGYIAGPGGDMSWLTDHLGPNPLVGELLGDIGALLVGATTYGGDDPHKDDEGAGKAFGGGWDGPQYVVTHHPGRDSDNLFFVPDVATGLDAAEAAAGDKYVNIMGADIARQVLEAGRLDEILTIVVPVLLGDGTPLFRGRTVQLERIHHSAVPQANNLWFKVSSR from the coding sequence ATGGCCAAGACCCTCTACTCCGTCTCCATGTCGCTCGACGGCTACATCGCCGGCCCCGGCGGCGACATGTCCTGGCTCACCGACCACCTGGGCCCGAACCCGCTGGTCGGTGAGCTGCTCGGCGACATCGGCGCCCTGCTGGTCGGCGCGACGACGTACGGCGGCGACGATCCGCACAAGGACGACGAGGGCGCCGGCAAGGCATTCGGCGGCGGCTGGGACGGACCGCAGTACGTCGTCACGCACCACCCGGGCCGCGACAGCGACAACCTGTTCTTCGTCCCCGACGTCGCCACCGGTCTCGACGCCGCCGAGGCCGCCGCCGGCGACAAGTACGTCAACATCATGGGCGCCGACATCGCCCGCCAGGTCCTCGAAGCCGGCCGCCTCGACGAGATCCTCACCATCGTCGTGCCGGTCCTCCTCGGCGACGGCACTCCCCTCTTCCGCGGCCGGACGGTCCAACTCGAACGCATCCACCACAGCGCCGTACCGCAGGCGAACAACCTCTGGTTCAAGGTCAGTAGTCGCTAG
- a CDS encoding GNAT family N-acetyltransferase, with translation MNLSTERLVLRRFRADDAPALAAYRSVPEVARYQSWDAPYSLEQATETVRSFAEGDPEQAGWFQYAIDLDDVLIGDIGLNLADNLQQADLGFTLAPAYQGQGYAAEAVGALLDHLFLTKNLHRVSAECDARNVASARLLERLGFEREGLRRAASWWKGEWTDDLLFGRLHPDWPKP, from the coding sequence ATGAACTTGTCGACCGAGCGGTTGGTACTGCGGAGATTCCGCGCCGACGACGCGCCCGCGCTGGCGGCGTACCGGTCCGTGCCAGAGGTCGCGCGCTACCAGTCGTGGGACGCGCCGTACTCGCTGGAGCAGGCGACCGAGACCGTGCGGTCCTTCGCCGAGGGCGATCCCGAGCAGGCCGGCTGGTTCCAGTACGCGATCGACCTGGACGACGTACTGATCGGCGACATCGGGCTCAACCTCGCCGACAACCTCCAGCAGGCCGACCTCGGCTTCACGCTCGCGCCGGCGTACCAAGGTCAGGGGTACGCCGCCGAAGCGGTCGGCGCGTTGCTCGACCACCTCTTCCTCACCAAGAACCTGCATCGCGTCTCAGCCGAGTGCGACGCCCGGAACGTCGCCTCGGCGCGACTGCTGGAGCGACTCGGCTTCGAGCGCGAAGGACTGCGCCGCGCCGCGAGCTGGTGGAAGGGCGAGTGGACCGACGACCTGCTCTTCGGCCGCCTGCACCCGGACTGGCCTAAACCGTAG
- a CDS encoding HAD family acid phosphatase, whose protein sequence is MFKRSWRRPMLIGAATVAIASIAGGVAYSAGVAAQQPAIQTSTPRTERQVTNIDVLRQQLRNYYGDPLGSGTFAADSNYAKEARGVASDGRRWISSRHHVRGTKAILLDVDDTALATWNYEIASNWAFNPTTNGQFVTDQKLPAVPGMVELVRTAEREGYAVFFLTGRGAAQEQATLGNLTADGVGIDAGYPKPTTLRGGEDGLFTKPAVADYPAYLKKACAADPNGACTTIHYKSATRAHIESLGYNIVANFGDQFSDLKGGYADRTFKLPNPNYYLP, encoded by the coding sequence ATGTTCAAGCGTTCCTGGCGCCGGCCGATGCTGATCGGTGCCGCGACTGTTGCCATCGCGTCCATCGCCGGTGGGGTCGCCTACTCGGCCGGGGTCGCGGCGCAGCAGCCGGCGATCCAGACCTCGACGCCGCGCACCGAGCGGCAGGTCACCAACATCGACGTCCTGCGGCAGCAGTTGCGCAACTACTACGGCGACCCGCTCGGCAGTGGCACGTTCGCGGCGGACAGCAACTACGCCAAGGAGGCGCGGGGGGTCGCCTCCGACGGCAGGCGCTGGATCTCGTCGCGGCACCACGTCCGCGGGACGAAGGCGATCCTGCTCGACGTCGACGACACCGCGCTGGCCACCTGGAACTACGAGATCGCCAGCAACTGGGCGTTCAACCCGACCACCAACGGGCAGTTCGTGACCGACCAGAAGTTGCCCGCCGTCCCGGGCATGGTCGAGTTGGTGAGGACGGCCGAGCGGGAGGGGTACGCGGTCTTCTTCCTGACCGGCCGCGGCGCCGCGCAGGAGCAGGCGACGCTCGGCAACCTGACCGCGGACGGCGTCGGCATCGACGCGGGCTACCCGAAGCCGACCACGCTGCGCGGCGGCGAGGACGGGCTGTTCACCAAGCCGGCCGTCGCCGACTACCCGGCGTACCTGAAGAAGGCCTGCGCGGCCGATCCGAACGGTGCCTGCACGACGATCCACTACAAGTCGGCGACCCGTGCGCACATCGAGTCGCTCGGCTACAACATCGTCGCGAACTTCGGCGACCAGTTCAGTGACCTCAAGGGCGGGTACGCCGACCGCACCTTCAAGCTCCCGAACCCGAACTACTACTTGCCGTAG
- a CDS encoding MFS transporter produces the protein MTRVAEVAPARALRPANFRLYFAARTTSLLGDAMIPVALSVGVLAAGYGATGVGYALGAWLAAVALCRLFGGVLADRFTARRMMVLADFARFALQAMTAVAFAVGTPSLVLIVVLQFLSGAATAMFQPGVASLVPQVANDVQKANGTLRIAESMAGVLGPALAGVLVSVSGPAVVFAIYAATYAISGLCLLGLKLETAKGTGGTSFVTELVEGWQAFRARTWLWSVIAIFGLYGCFVVGTSLPIGAELVISHLDSTALGLGLAAFGAGGAIGGTIAIRFRPRRPLAVGSIGWALFAIYPLVPALHPNLTVLMIGWSIAGAGIAFWSVLWSTTVQTQVPPELLNRVYAYDVAGSLVTMALGRTVAGPLAGVTGEVPLMVFATALGLFCAALLIVVPATRRLEVPRPRHPR, from the coding sequence ATGACGCGCGTTGCTGAGGTCGCTCCGGCGCGGGCCTTGCGGCCGGCCAACTTCCGGTTGTACTTCGCGGCGCGGACGACCTCCTTGCTGGGGGACGCGATGATCCCGGTCGCGCTGTCGGTCGGTGTCCTGGCCGCGGGGTACGGCGCGACGGGCGTGGGCTACGCGCTGGGGGCCTGGCTGGCGGCCGTCGCGCTGTGCAGGTTGTTCGGCGGCGTGCTGGCCGACCGGTTCACCGCCCGGCGGATGATGGTGCTGGCCGACTTCGCGCGGTTCGCGCTGCAGGCGATGACCGCGGTCGCCTTCGCCGTCGGTACGCCGTCGTTGGTGCTGATCGTGGTGCTGCAGTTCCTGAGCGGTGCGGCGACCGCGATGTTCCAGCCGGGTGTGGCGAGCCTGGTGCCGCAGGTCGCGAACGACGTCCAGAAGGCCAACGGGACACTGCGGATCGCCGAGTCGATGGCGGGGGTGCTCGGGCCGGCGCTGGCCGGAGTACTGGTGAGTGTGTCGGGACCGGCCGTGGTGTTCGCGATCTACGCGGCGACGTACGCGATCAGCGGCTTGTGCCTGCTCGGGCTGAAGCTGGAGACGGCCAAAGGCACGGGCGGCACGTCGTTCGTCACCGAGCTGGTCGAGGGCTGGCAGGCGTTCCGGGCGCGCACCTGGCTCTGGTCGGTGATCGCGATCTTCGGCCTGTACGGCTGCTTCGTGGTCGGCACCTCGTTGCCGATCGGTGCCGAGCTGGTGATCAGCCACCTCGACTCGACCGCGCTCGGACTCGGGCTGGCCGCGTTCGGCGCCGGTGGAGCGATCGGCGGCACGATCGCGATCCGCTTCCGCCCGCGCCGTCCCCTGGCGGTCGGCTCGATCGGCTGGGCGCTGTTCGCGATCTACCCGTTGGTCCCGGCGCTGCACCCGAACCTGACGGTCCTGATGATCGGCTGGTCGATCGCGGGCGCGGGCATCGCGTTCTGGTCGGTGCTCTGGTCGACGACCGTACAGACCCAGGTCCCGCCGGAGCTGCTCAACCGCGTCTACGCGTACGACGTCGCCGGGTCGCTCGTCACGATGGCCCTCGGGCGGACCGTCGCGGGGCCGCTGGCGGGAGTCACGGGCGAGGTGCCGTTGATGGTGTTCGCGACGGCACTCGGGCTGTTCTGCGCGGCGCTGCTGATCGTCGTACCGGCTACTCGGCGGCTGGAGGTGCCGCGACCTCGTCACCCACGTTGA